The window CGATCAGCTTGTAGGGGAAACCGGTGGTCACTTGGACACCGGCTCCAGGACCTCCCGGCCGCCCAGGTACGGACGCAGCACCTCGGGCACGCGCACCGAGCCGTCGGGCTGCTGGTGGTTCTCCAGGATCGCCACGATCGTGCGCGGTACGGCGCACAGGGTGCCGTTGAGCGTGGCCAGCGGCTTGACCTGCTTGCCGTCACGGAAGCGGATCGACAGCCGGCGGGACTGGAACTCGGTGCAGTCCGAGGTCGAGGTCAGCTCGCGGTACTTGCCCTGGGTCGGGATCCACGCCTCGCAGTCGAACTTGCGGGAGGCCGAGGCACCCAGGTCGGCGCTGGCCACGTCGATCACGCGGTACGGCAGCTCCAGGGAGGTCAGCCACTGCTTCTCCCACTCCAGCAGCCGCTGGTGCTCGGCCTGCGAGTCCTCCGGGGCCACGTAGGAGAACATCTCGACCTTGTCGAACTGGTGCACGCGGAAGATGCCCCGGGTGTCCTTGCCGTGCGAACCGGCCTCGCGGCGGAAGCAGGGCGAGAAGCCCGCGTAGCGCAGGGGGAGGCGGTCGGCGTCGAGGATCTCGTCCATGTGGTACGCCGCCAGCGCCACCTCGGACGTGCCGACCAGGTAGAGGTCGTCGTCGGCGAGGTGGTAGACGTCCTGGGAGGCCTGGCCGAGGAAGCCCGTGCCCGCCATGGACTGGGAGCGGACCAGGGCCGGGGTGAGCATCGGGGTGAAGCCGGCCGCGGTGGCCTGGGCCATCGCCGCGTTCACCAGGGCGAGCTCCAGGAGCGCGCCCACGCCCGTCAGGAAGTAGAAGCGCGAGCCGGAGACCTTGGCGCCGCGCTCGACGTCGATCGCGCCGAGGATCTGGCCGAGCTCCAGGTGGTCCTTGGGCTCGAAGCCCTCGGCGGCGAAGTCGCGGATCGAGCCGTGCGTCTCCAGCGTGACGAAGTCCTCCTCGCCGCCCACGGGCACGTCCGGGTGGACGAGGTTGCCGAGCCTCTGGAGCAGCTCCTGGGTCTCGCTGTCGGCCGCGTCGCGGTCCGCGTCGGCCGCCTTGACGTCGGCGGAGAGCTGGCCGGCCTTCTTCAGCAGCTCGGCCTTCTCGTCCCCGGCCGCCTTGGGGATGAGCTTGCCGAGCGCCTTCTGCTCGGCGCGCAGCTCGTCGAAGCGGACGCCGGACGACCTGCGCCGCTCGTCGGCAGACAGGAGGGCGTCGACGAGCGCGACGTCCTCTCCACGGGCGCGCTGGGACGCGCGCACACGGTCGGGGTCCTCACGGAGCAGGCGAAGGTCAATCACGCGCCCAAGGCTACCGGTGTGGGGTGACCGCTCACGACTCACTATTGGGGTCGTGTATTACGTACCGTTATGGCCGAATTGCGGTCGGTGTCAATAAAAAAGCGCTCCTCCCCCGGAACGGGGCATCTGTGAGGCGCCGCATTGACTCGATTTCCTTGTGCGGAACGGGACTTGGGGTCTGGTTGTCCACAGGGATCCACACCCTCCGAAGAGTTATCCACAGGCTGTGTGGAAGATCTGTGGACTTCGGAATTGATCACTCCGGAAGGCTGGGCGCCCCTCGGAATTCCCGGTGCAAACCTGCCCCGTCCTCACTTTCGAGTGCAATTGGGTCCCCCTGAAGAGTTACGCAAGGGAAAACGGTAGACGAAGGGCGTCCTGCCTGCTGATGGACCCATCCGGGCCTTGTAGGGCGATTTGTCGACTGAATCGCGCTGCGTTGTCGACTTGTCCCCAGGTCGAGAAGCGGACCTGTGGATAACTCCTGTGGATAACGAAAATCACCAGGTACGACCGGCCTAGAACCGGCCGTCCTGGCACCGCGCCACCCAGTCCGCCGCCTCCACGAACTCCTCGTCCGACGTCCCGAGCCGCGGCGGCTGGACATCCCCGGGCCGCACGTCCGCGCGCGGATAGGAGCCGAGGTAGCGCACCTGGAGGCAGATCCGCTTCAGGCCCTTCAGGGCGTCGGCCATCCGGCGGTCGGAGATATGGCCCTCGGCGTCGATGCAGAAGCAGTAGTTGCCGATGCCGGCACCGGTGGGCCGGGACTGGAGCAGCATCAGGTTGATGCCGCGCGTGGCGAACTCGCCCAGCAGGTCGCGCAGACCGCCGGGGTGGTCGTCGCGCTGCCACAGCACGATGGACGTCTTGTCCGCGCCGGTCGGCGCCGCGGGCCGGGCGGGCCGGCCGACCAGCACGAACCGTGTCTGGGCGTTCTCCGCGTCGTGGATCCCGGTCTCCAGGGCCTCCAGGCCGTAGCGGGCGGCCGCGAACTCACCGGCGAAGGCGGCGTCGTACTGGCCCTCCTGGACCAGCCGGGCGGCGTCCGCGTTCGAGGCGGCCGACTCCCAGTGCGCGTCCGGGAGGTGCTTCTTCAGCCAGTTGCGCACCTGCGGCTGGGCGGCCGGGTGGGCGGAGACCGTCTTGATGTCCGACAGCTTCGTGCCCGGGCGGACCAGCAGCGCGAAGGTGATCGACAGCAGCACCTCGCGGTAGATCATCAGCGGGGCGCCGGCGACCAGCTCGTCGAGGGTGGTGGTGATGCCGCCCTCGACGGAGTTCTCGATCGGCACGAACGCGGCCTCGGCCTCGCCGGTTCGTACCGCGTCGAGCGCGGACTGGACGGAGACGTAGGGGGTGAGTTCCCGGGTGGCGGCCTCGGGAAGCGTGCGCAGGGCGACTTCGGTGAAGGTGCCCTCAGGGCCGAGATACGCATAGCTCGCTGGCATGACCTCACCCTAATGGGCCCGTGGAATCGACATCCCCCACAAGACCGCCCAGAGGCGGACTCTCACCCCTCCAGCAACTTCTGCCCCACGTACTCGCCCTTGGCGGCCCCGCCCGGCACCGCGAACAGCCCGCTCGACTCGTGCCGGATGTACTGCGACAGGGCGTCGCCGCGGTCGAGCTTGCGCTGCACCGGCACGAAGCCGCGCAGCGGATCGGCCTGCCAGCAGATGAAGAGCAGACCCGCGTCGGGCACCCCGTCGGTGTCGATGCCGTCGTGGAAGGAGAACGGGCGGCGGAGCATCGCCGCGCCGCCGTTCTGGTCGGGCCGGGTGATGCGGGCGTGGGCGTTGATCGGGACGACCAGGTTGCCCTTGGCGTCCGTCTTCTCCAGGTCCATCGCGGTCGTCTCGGTGCCCCCGGACAGGGCCGCCCCGTCGGACTTGCGGCGCCCGATCACGTCCTCCTGCGCCTTCCCGGAGAGCTTCTCCCAGTCGTCGAGGAGCATCCGGATCCGGCGTACGACAGCGTAGGAGCCGTTCGCCATCCAGGCCGGTTCGCCCTTCTCCGGCACGAAGATCCGCTGGTCGAAGTCGGACTCGGCCGGCTTCGGGTTGCGGGTGCCGTCGATCTGGCCCATCAGGTTGCGGGCCGTCATGGGGTGGGCGGTGGCGCCCGGCGAGCGGTTGAAGCCGTTCATCTGCCAGCGGACGCGGGCCGCCGAGCCGGTGTCCTTCTGGATCGCGCGCAGGGCGTGGAAGGCGACCAGGGAGTCGTTGGCTCCGATCTGCACCCACAGGTCACCGTTGCTGCGGTTCTTGTCGAGCTGGTCCGAGGAGAACTCGGGCAGCGGGTCGAGGGAGGCCGGGCGCTGCTTCTCCAGGCCCGTCCTGGCGAAGAAGCTGTGGCCGAAGCCGAAGGTGATCGTCAGCGACGAGGGTCCGGCGTCCCGGGCCACGTCGGTGTCGTCGTGCCCGCTCGGCTCGCCCGCCATCAGCCGCCGGGCCGTCTCCGACCAGCGGCGCAGCAGGGCGGCGGCCTCCTTGCGGCCGGCGCCCGCCGCCAGGTCGAAGGCGACGACGTGGCCGCGGGCCTGGAGGGCCTCGGTGATGCCGGGCTGATGTTTCCCGTGAAACATCGCCCGGTCGGTGCCGAGCGAGGTGAGCGGCGCGGCTGCCTCGGAGGGGGCGGCGGCGTATCCCCCGGCCGCGCCCGCCGTACCGAGCACGAGCCCGGTGGCACCGGCGGTGCCGAGCATCCGGCGCCGTGAGATGCCCTCCCGGGCGGAGGCCGCTTCGGTCTCCCCCGGGGCGGTGCCGGGAGTACGGGTCTCCGGAGTGGACTGGTCAACCATGGTCGTTCAGCCGATCTGCGCGTTCTTGGAGACGGTCACCTCGTCGATGTCGGAGGTCCGCACGGTCACGTCGACCTTCCAGTCGCCGGCCATGGGGATCTGCACTCCGTTCGCCGACCAGTGTCCGGTAGCGAGGTGGTCCGGGGTGACGGGCAGGGGCCCGATGTTCTTGGCTTTCAAGGTGAAGTCGACCTTGACCTCGGGGATGTCGAAGGCCCGGCCGTTGGGCCGCTCCACGTAGACGTGCATCTCGTTGTCGCCCACGCGCGCGGGATCGAGGTCGACCGTGACGATGCCCTTGCCGTCCTCGCCGCCGGTGTCGAACGGCATGTTCAGGGTCAGCGCCCCGGACGCCCCGGCGTCGGCGGAGGCGGCTGCGGAGGACGAGGCGGCCGCCTTGGCCTCCTGCTCCGTACGGCCCGGCTCGGTCTGCGTCAGCACGGTGGTGACGGCGAGCAGGACGACCGCGATGCCGGCCTCGGCCAGCACGGAGCGGCGCAGCCCGAAGCGGTTGGGATCGGCGTCCCGGAGCTGCTTGCGCCGGGCGGTGTCCCGAGCGGCCCGCTGCCGGGCGAGCTGCGCGGCGCGCTCGGTGTCGGCGGGGTCGGTGTCGGCGGGCTCGGCTTCGTCGGACTCCGTGTCGTCAGGCCCAGGGCTGTCGGG of the Streptomyces koelreuteriae genome contains:
- the pheA gene encoding prephenate dehydratase produces the protein MPASYAYLGPEGTFTEVALRTLPEAATRELTPYVSVQSALDAVRTGEAEAAFVPIENSVEGGITTTLDELVAGAPLMIYREVLLSITFALLVRPGTKLSDIKTVSAHPAAQPQVRNWLKKHLPDAHWESAASNADAARLVQEGQYDAAFAGEFAAARYGLEALETGIHDAENAQTRFVLVGRPARPAAPTGADKTSIVLWQRDDHPGGLRDLLGEFATRGINLMLLQSRPTGAGIGNYCFCIDAEGHISDRRMADALKGLKRICLQVRYLGSYPRADVRPGDVQPPRLGTSDEEFVEAADWVARCQDGRF
- the efeB gene encoding iron uptake transporter deferrochelatase/peroxidase subunit; protein product: MVDQSTPETRTPGTAPGETEAASAREGISRRRMLGTAGATGLVLGTAGAAGGYAAAPSEAAAPLTSLGTDRAMFHGKHQPGITEALQARGHVVAFDLAAGAGRKEAAALLRRWSETARRLMAGEPSGHDDTDVARDAGPSSLTITFGFGHSFFARTGLEKQRPASLDPLPEFSSDQLDKNRSNGDLWVQIGANDSLVAFHALRAIQKDTGSAARVRWQMNGFNRSPGATAHPMTARNLMGQIDGTRNPKPAESDFDQRIFVPEKGEPAWMANGSYAVVRRIRMLLDDWEKLSGKAQEDVIGRRKSDGAALSGGTETTAMDLEKTDAKGNLVVPINAHARITRPDQNGGAAMLRRPFSFHDGIDTDGVPDAGLLFICWQADPLRGFVPVQRKLDRGDALSQYIRHESSGLFAVPGGAAKGEYVGQKLLEG
- the serS gene encoding serine--tRNA ligase: MIDLRLLREDPDRVRASQRARGEDVALVDALLSADERRRSSGVRFDELRAEQKALGKLIPKAAGDEKAELLKKAGQLSADVKAADADRDAADSETQELLQRLGNLVHPDVPVGGEEDFVTLETHGSIRDFAAEGFEPKDHLELGQILGAIDVERGAKVSGSRFYFLTGVGALLELALVNAAMAQATAAGFTPMLTPALVRSQSMAGTGFLGQASQDVYHLADDDLYLVGTSEVALAAYHMDEILDADRLPLRYAGFSPCFRREAGSHGKDTRGIFRVHQFDKVEMFSYVAPEDSQAEHQRLLEWEKQWLTSLELPYRVIDVASADLGASASRKFDCEAWIPTQGKYRELTSTSDCTEFQSRRLSIRFRDGKQVKPLATLNGTLCAVPRTIVAILENHQQPDGSVRVPEVLRPYLGGREVLEPVSK